The stretch of DNA CGACTGGCGCAGCAAGGAGGCCGTGCTGGTGTCGCAGGTCGATGACATCGAACAAAGCCTGCACATCTTGTTGTCGACCGTGCCGGGGGAGCGTGTCATGCAGCCGAGTTATGGCTGCGGCATCAAACGCATGGTGTTCGAGACCGTCAACGACAGCAGCATCACCGAGATCAAGGACATCATCTCGAAGGCGATTCTGTTCTTCGAGGTGCGCATCACGCTGCACGAAATCGACATCGACCTCAGCGACTTCGACCAGTTGGGTGTGTTGCGCCTGAAGCTCGACTACACCGTGCGCACGACCAACACACGCACCAACCTGGTGTACCCGCTGTACCTGCGTGAAGGCACGCACGTGAGGCAGCCCGAATGAGCAATGTGTTGCGTCGGACCGAGGGGCTGTCATGACCGACGGGTGCGAACAGCGCAAGCGCCTCCCTGCGGCTTTGAGCGAGGGGTACTTTCGGCCGGTCGAAACCAGCTTCGAGACCCTCGTGG from Sphaerotilus montanus encodes:
- a CDS encoding GPW/gp25 family protein — its product is MVKESQLLGTGWAFPPSFDWRSKEAVLVSQVDDIEQSLHILLSTVPGERVMQPSYGCGIKRMVFETVNDSSITEIKDIISKAILFFEVRITLHEIDIDLSDFDQLGVLRLKLDYTVRTTNTRTNLVYPLYLREGTHVRQPE